From one Zhongshania sp. R06B22 genomic stretch:
- a CDS encoding ABC1 kinase family protein, whose protein sequence is MAKKADTASIPKGRLSRFGQLSSLAGRVAGNMFAEGVTEIAKGNRPRIKDLLLTPSNAIKVAEKLAQMRGAAMKVGQMLSMDAGDMLPAELTELLARLRSDAKSMPEKDLIKLLESQWGEGWQKNFKQFPLQPIAAASIGQVHEALTLNLERLAVKIQYPGIKQSINSDVDNVATLIKMTGLLPKGLDLKPLLAEAKKQLHDEADYALEARYLEQYAVLIDNDDAFEMPVFNKEFSSETILAMSFVDGIPIEQLRDAPQETRDQVMSDLMRLFFKELFDFQLVQTDPNFANYQYNQNSKKIVLLDFGATRSYTSAMAENYRLLMQGGSRHDKAQIRQAILDIGLIRPDLPEKVQQNITDLAYIACEPLYKESPYDFASSDLSLRLQQQGMQLGLEKEYAHTPVANAIFLHRKLGGLFLLAIKLKAKVDMQSLFAPYNKQ, encoded by the coding sequence ATGGCAAAAAAGGCAGATACCGCGTCCATACCCAAAGGACGATTAAGTCGTTTTGGCCAACTCAGTTCTTTAGCTGGGCGAGTCGCCGGCAATATGTTCGCTGAAGGTGTCACTGAAATAGCTAAAGGTAATCGACCTAGAATAAAGGACCTACTACTGACACCGAGCAACGCTATCAAGGTGGCGGAGAAGCTGGCGCAAATGCGCGGCGCGGCAATGAAAGTAGGTCAAATGCTATCGATGGATGCGGGCGATATGTTGCCCGCCGAGTTAACAGAGCTACTGGCTAGACTGCGCTCAGACGCCAAATCTATGCCGGAAAAAGACCTTATAAAATTACTAGAATCACAATGGGGGGAAGGATGGCAGAAGAACTTCAAACAATTTCCACTACAACCCATTGCCGCAGCCTCCATCGGCCAAGTACATGAAGCCCTCACTCTAAACTTAGAGCGTCTGGCGGTTAAAATTCAATACCCAGGTATTAAGCAAAGTATTAATAGCGACGTCGATAACGTGGCTACCCTCATAAAAATGACCGGTTTATTACCCAAAGGTCTAGATCTAAAGCCCTTATTGGCTGAAGCTAAAAAACAGCTTCACGATGAAGCAGATTATGCCCTTGAAGCACGATATTTAGAGCAATACGCAGTTCTTATAGACAATGATGATGCCTTTGAGATGCCGGTTTTTAATAAGGAGTTTAGTAGCGAGACCATTCTTGCTATGAGCTTTGTAGATGGCATACCGATAGAGCAATTGCGTGACGCCCCTCAAGAAACCCGTGATCAGGTTATGAGCGATCTGATGCGTTTATTTTTTAAAGAATTATTCGACTTTCAGCTGGTGCAAACCGATCCTAACTTTGCGAACTATCAATATAATCAAAATAGCAAAAAGATTGTGCTTTTAGACTTTGGGGCGACTCGCAGTTATACATCAGCCATGGCCGAAAATTATCGCCTGCTTATGCAGGGCGGCAGCCGTCATGACAAGGCACAGATCCGCCAAGCCATCTTAGATATAGGGCTAATCCGGCCGGACTTGCCTGAAAAAGTGCAACAAAATATCACTGACTTAGCGTATATCGCCTGCGAACCTTTGTATAAAGAATCACCTTACGACTTTGCTAGTTCTGATCTATCTTTGCGATTACAGCAGCAGGGAATGCAATTAGGGCTAGAGAAAGAGTACGCTCACACCCCGGTGGCCAATGCGATTTTTTTACATCGCAAATTAGGTGGCTTGTTTTTACTGGCAATAAAACTAAAAGCGAAGGTAGATATGCAGAGTCTATTCGCGCCTTACAATAAACAATAA
- a CDS encoding carboxymuconolactone decarboxylase family protein, with protein sequence MTTFTLHTTDTAPEASKPLLAQSKKSFGMIPGLHAVMAEAPGLLEAYQRVHELFVNSSFNKDELTVVWQTINVEHACHYCVPAHTAIAKSMGVSEDISLALRNETPLADPRLEALRVFTLSLVRKRGNVDSDTVETFINAGFTQRHILEVVLGVSQKIMSNYTNHLAKTPVDAPFKEFMWTKVA encoded by the coding sequence ATGACCACATTCACCTTACACACCACTGACACCGCACCCGAAGCCAGCAAACCGCTACTGGCCCAATCGAAAAAATCCTTTGGAATGATACCCGGCCTACACGCCGTCATGGCTGAGGCACCCGGTCTACTCGAAGCCTACCAGCGAGTTCACGAGCTTTTTGTTAACTCTAGCTTTAACAAGGATGAGCTCACCGTGGTTTGGCAGACAATAAATGTCGAACATGCCTGCCACTACTGTGTCCCCGCCCATACCGCCATCGCCAAATCAATGGGTGTAAGCGAAGATATCTCGCTAGCGCTGCGCAACGAAACACCGCTAGCCGATCCGCGTCTAGAGGCGCTGCGCGTATTCACTCTGAGCCTTGTCCGCAAGCGAGGAAATGTTGACAGCGACACCGTGGAGACTTTTATAAATGCCGGATTTACTCAACGTCATATATTAGAGGTGGTGCTTGGCGTCTCGCAGAAAATCATGTCGAACTACACAAATCATCTAGCGAAGACGCCTGTAGATGCTCCGTTCAAAGAGTTCATGTGGACAAAAGTGGCCTAG
- a CDS encoding TetR/AcrR family transcriptional regulator codes for MPWEKKFDENTALEKAMQVFWSKGFDSASMANLIAETGINRGSLYNAYGGKRALFVKALLKYDQENRKAILAQLEALDDPRSAIYNFFDNTVANTVADTERKGCFLFNTVLDSGSHGEEVNTIVANGLREIEGFFRRSIEVGQMRGDIRKDIDPQSKAKAMLALALSIRVLGRGAYTETALRTIAAEAKQLID; via the coding sequence ATGCCTTGGGAAAAAAAGTTTGATGAGAACACTGCCTTAGAAAAGGCCATGCAGGTGTTTTGGAGCAAAGGTTTCGACTCGGCTTCGATGGCTAATCTTATTGCGGAGACCGGGATCAACCGCGGAAGCCTTTACAATGCCTATGGCGGTAAACGGGCCTTGTTTGTAAAAGCACTGCTTAAATATGACCAGGAAAATCGCAAGGCCATCTTGGCGCAGCTTGAAGCCCTAGATGATCCACGCAGCGCTATTTATAATTTTTTTGATAATACCGTTGCTAATACTGTGGCTGATACCGAGCGCAAGGGCTGCTTTCTGTTTAATACCGTACTAGACAGCGGCTCTCATGGTGAAGAGGTCAATACTATTGTTGCCAATGGCCTTCGAGAAATTGAGGGCTTCTTTCGGCGGAGTATTGAAGTGGGGCAGATGCGTGGCGATATTCGTAAAGACATAGATCCGCAGTCAAAGGCCAAGGCCATGCTGGCGCTGGCACTTTCGATTAGAGTTCTTGGTCGTGGGGCGTATACAGAGACCGCCTTGCGCACCATTGCTGCTGAGGCAAAACAGCTTATCGATTAA
- a CDS encoding haloacid dehalogenase type II, which produces MQMPKVIIFDVNETLLDLAPLRYSVGQALPDGEQYLSLWFSTMLHYSLVETLSGDYHGFGEIGTAALMMVAASKGIELDPEVASEAIAGTITKLPAHPDVVPALQTLAKLDARLVSLSNSSKAGLAAQFEYAGLTKYFDRCFSVEDVRAYKPDPRPYRWVLEQMGVQAEDALMVAAHAWDLAGAKAVGMQTAFIQRPGAVAYPLGAQPDYIVKNLPQLVDLLDV; this is translated from the coding sequence ATGCAGATGCCAAAAGTTATCATTTTTGATGTCAACGAGACGCTTCTAGATCTTGCGCCTTTACGATATTCGGTAGGGCAGGCGCTGCCAGACGGCGAGCAGTATTTATCACTGTGGTTTTCTACCATGTTGCATTACTCATTGGTCGAAACCTTAAGCGGCGACTACCACGGTTTCGGCGAGATCGGCACAGCCGCGCTGATGATGGTCGCAGCTAGTAAAGGTATTGAGCTAGACCCCGAGGTGGCGAGCGAGGCCATTGCCGGCACTATCACCAAATTACCCGCCCACCCAGATGTGGTGCCCGCTTTGCAAACGCTAGCAAAATTAGACGCCCGCCTAGTGAGCTTGAGTAATTCCTCCAAGGCGGGTCTTGCTGCTCAGTTTGAGTATGCGGGTTTGACCAAGTATTTTGATCGATGTTTCAGTGTTGAAGACGTTCGTGCTTACAAGCCCGATCCACGACCCTATCGCTGGGTGCTGGAACAAATGGGAGTTCAAGCCGAAGATGCATTGATGGTCGCAGCGCATGCTTGGGACTTGGCCGGTGCCAAGGCGGTTGGAATGCAAACTGCATTTATTCAACGGCCGGGCGCGGTCGCGTATCCGCTTGGCGCGCAGCCAGATTATATTGTTAAGAACTTGCCGCAATTAGTCGATCTTCTCGACGTGTAA
- a CDS encoding FdhF/YdeP family oxidoreductase, translated as MKVIGGGPKKLLYTLNTARRIGLLNSAKALSAKNACKACGLGMGGQRGGMTNELDEFPSVCNKSIQAQSTDIQPPIPAEVFAHTLEEFRQLSGRELETLGRLGQPIYKAAGGNRYKEVDWNWALNHAAEGLAKVDPSRSFFYSSGRSSNEAGFLLQLMARLYGTNNISNCSYYCHQATGEALGATVGTGTATVELDDIAHCDLFFLIGANPASNHPRLLHKLIGLRRRGGTVVVINPLREAGLVQFAAPKMISSMIKGGDEVASIYLQPKIGTDIAVFAAIAKGVVERGGAAHDFIKKYTNDYPDFERHVQTQSWESLLDCCGIDKADILQVADVYINAQNAIFAWGMGMTHHRHGVDNIEWISNLALLRGMVGKSHAGLLPLRGHSNVQGIGTIGVKPVLSSEVFSRIEQTFGVKLPKDTGMHTLESLACAHDGGIDVAVVMGGNLYEASPDSKWTARALDNIGLKIFLTTTINRGHVTGVDSGESIVFPVCARDEEPEPTTQESMFNYVRLSDGGIARIASVRSEVAILADIASQLLVDCPINFAEFKRHKNVRQAIAKVVPGMEELADIDVAKREFYVSGRVKHTPEFNTEDGRARFVIPLSGGSHSDVSRPYTMMTIRSEGQFNSIIYEENDSYRGVNKRWTVLLNQQDALELGVSEGKTVDISSDYGEMRGVEIKLFNLPRGCVAAYYPEANILSSRLTDPRSHTPQFKSIAVSLAPASTA; from the coding sequence ATGAAAGTCATTGGTGGTGGCCCCAAGAAACTACTCTATACGCTTAATACGGCGCGCAGAATTGGACTGCTCAACTCTGCCAAGGCCCTGAGCGCTAAGAATGCGTGCAAGGCCTGTGGTCTAGGCATGGGTGGTCAGCGCGGCGGGATGACCAATGAATTGGATGAGTTCCCCTCGGTTTGCAATAAAAGTATCCAGGCCCAGTCTACGGATATTCAGCCACCTATACCCGCTGAGGTATTTGCTCATACCTTGGAAGAATTTCGACAGCTGTCGGGGCGTGAGCTCGAAACTCTTGGTCGTTTGGGTCAACCGATATACAAAGCCGCTGGCGGCAATCGCTATAAAGAAGTCGATTGGAATTGGGCGCTAAATCATGCTGCCGAGGGTTTGGCCAAGGTAGATCCCAGCCGCAGCTTTTTTTACAGCTCGGGTCGCTCCTCAAATGAGGCCGGGTTTTTGCTGCAACTTATGGCGCGTCTTTATGGAACAAACAATATCAGCAATTGCTCCTATTACTGCCATCAGGCCACTGGCGAAGCTTTAGGTGCAACCGTCGGCACCGGCACTGCAACGGTCGAGCTGGATGATATTGCCCACTGTGATCTGTTCTTTTTGATTGGCGCTAATCCGGCCTCAAATCATCCGCGTTTGCTGCATAAGTTAATTGGTTTGCGTCGTCGTGGTGGCACCGTGGTGGTGATAAACCCTCTGCGTGAAGCGGGCTTGGTGCAGTTCGCCGCCCCCAAAATGATCAGCTCCATGATAAAGGGCGGCGATGAAGTCGCCAGTATTTATCTGCAACCCAAAATCGGGACGGATATTGCCGTGTTTGCTGCGATCGCTAAAGGGGTTGTTGAACGGGGAGGCGCTGCCCACGATTTTATTAAAAAATACACCAATGATTATCCGGATTTTGAACGCCATGTGCAGACCCAATCTTGGGAATCCCTCTTGGATTGCTGCGGAATTGATAAGGCCGACATACTGCAGGTCGCCGATGTTTATATAAACGCCCAAAATGCGATTTTTGCCTGGGGTATGGGAATGACCCATCACCGGCACGGCGTTGATAATATCGAGTGGATTAGTAACTTAGCATTGCTGAGGGGCATGGTGGGTAAGTCCCACGCCGGTTTGCTGCCGCTGCGAGGTCATAGCAATGTGCAGGGTATTGGCACCATTGGCGTAAAGCCGGTGTTATCCAGTGAAGTATTCAGCCGTATAGAGCAAACCTTTGGGGTTAAGTTACCGAAAGACACAGGCATGCATACCTTGGAGTCGCTGGCGTGCGCCCATGATGGCGGTATAGACGTGGCAGTGGTGATGGGCGGGAATCTCTATGAAGCCAGCCCAGATAGTAAGTGGACCGCCAGAGCGCTGGACAATATTGGTCTTAAGATTTTTCTTACCACAACCATTAATCGCGGCCATGTGACCGGGGTTGATTCGGGGGAATCAATTGTTTTTCCGGTTTGTGCCCGCGACGAAGAGCCTGAACCCACAACACAAGAATCCATGTTCAACTATGTTCGCTTAAGTGATGGTGGCATTGCGCGCATTGCATCTGTTCGTTCTGAAGTCGCCATTCTTGCAGATATCGCCAGTCAGTTACTGGTGGATTGCCCCATTAACTTTGCCGAATTTAAACGTCACAAAAATGTCCGCCAAGCGATTGCTAAGGTCGTGCCGGGCATGGAGGAACTCGCTGATATTGATGTGGCGAAGAGGGAGTTCTATGTCAGCGGTCGTGTTAAGCACACGCCGGAGTTTAATACCGAAGACGGTAGAGCGCGGTTTGTGATTCCCCTCAGCGGGGGAAGCCATAGCGACGTGTCGCGGCCATACACCATGATGACCATTCGTAGCGAAGGCCAATTTAATTCTATTATTTATGAGGAGAATGATAGCTACCGCGGCGTTAATAAGCGTTGGACGGTATTGCTAAACCAGCAAGACGCTTTAGAACTGGGAGTAAGCGAAGGTAAAACCGTCGATATTAGCTCGGACTATGGTGAGATGCGTGGGGTAGAGATCAAACTGTTTAATTTACCTAGGGGCTGCGTGGCGGCGTATTACCCCGAGGCAAATATTCTCAGCTCGCGCCTAACAGATCCGCGCTCACACACTCCGCAGTTCAAATCGATAGCGGTCTCGCTGGCGCCGGCCTCGACTGCATAA
- a CDS encoding c-type cytochrome has product MKVAIYILLLVSALIISAAYFVNGKVVSTSAPLAVIPESPWVIEGESGTLGAELYASCASCHMADGSGRSDGDVPRLAGQSQKVLVHKLQKLRDGSSYLPVMLPFARALSADEVLEVSRYIAGLSTITAATLVQTVPAADSLAATKYQEYCSACHGAQGQGNDALLAPKLCGQHSAYLLRRMSETRQNLRGDADSGMAAILNIIEKADQIEIAQWLEAIQCTATGLSAGSNT; this is encoded by the coding sequence ATGAAAGTTGCCATTTATATTTTATTACTAGTATCGGCCTTGATTATATCCGCCGCCTATTTTGTCAATGGTAAGGTAGTCAGTACCTCTGCACCACTTGCCGTGATACCTGAATCGCCGTGGGTCATAGAAGGAGAAAGCGGTACGCTTGGTGCAGAATTATATGCATCTTGTGCGTCTTGTCACATGGCAGATGGGAGTGGTCGCAGTGATGGTGACGTTCCCCGTTTAGCCGGTCAAAGTCAAAAAGTGCTGGTCCATAAATTACAAAAACTGCGTGATGGCTCGTCTTATCTTCCGGTTATGCTTCCTTTTGCTCGTGCGCTAAGCGCAGACGAGGTCCTTGAAGTATCTCGTTATATAGCAGGCTTATCGACTATTACTGCTGCCACTCTTGTCCAAACAGTGCCTGCTGCCGATAGCCTGGCAGCGACCAAGTATCAAGAATATTGTTCAGCCTGTCATGGCGCGCAAGGCCAGGGAAATGATGCTTTATTAGCCCCTAAATTGTGTGGCCAGCATTCCGCTTATCTACTTCGGCGCATGAGTGAAACTAGGCAAAATCTTCGAGGGGATGCCGATTCAGGGATGGCTGCAATTTTAAATATCATCGAGAAAGCTGATCAGATTGAAATTGCACAGTGGTTGGAAGCCATTCAATGCACCGCAACAGGTCTTAGTGCAGGGAGTAATACATGA
- a CDS encoding flavin monoamine oxidase family protein, which produces MTRNRREFLKAGSAALTLGMLPARVSWANKIVDHRVQVAVIGGGLAGLSTAHNLLKQGVKSLVVLESRDRVGGRTLNLPLPNNHVVEGGGEWIGPGQDRIAAFAAEMGVDTFDAYYEGAGLYEIQGLVSKGLLPKINVEQAYDFVRLASRLQKMANRLPPGKPWQADNAKSLDNMTLAAWLDSQGASSWTIETFRVVTRAIMAGYPERISLLWFLHYIQSSGGLLRIALNDNGLQDLRFVGGSQLVSINAAKALQGRVHLSEPVLEISDRPTEAVEVITRKGRYLADRVVVAMAPADTLRIDFKTGLSDQRKELVRRWAGLTKLPLIKHSVVYKHAFWRDAGFSGNVVTDRAPLQLVFDNSPQDASMGVLTAFLSAAEVPAMASEFDRARLVPQELSRYFGPKALSNIGYVEKDWSTDPWSIGCITPLSKGILTAAGPALREPVGRIHWAGTESAEIGCGYMDGAVRSGERAAAEVLALLEKA; this is translated from the coding sequence ATGACTCGTAATCGCCGCGAATTCTTGAAGGCCGGATCTGCGGCGCTGACGCTGGGCATGTTACCTGCTCGGGTCTCGTGGGCGAATAAGATCGTGGATCATCGCGTTCAAGTAGCGGTGATTGGCGGTGGTCTAGCCGGTTTATCAACAGCTCATAATCTGCTCAAACAGGGTGTTAAGTCGCTTGTGGTTTTGGAATCACGTGACCGAGTAGGTGGGCGAACACTTAATTTACCCTTACCGAATAATCATGTTGTTGAGGGTGGTGGTGAGTGGATTGGTCCGGGTCAAGATCGTATCGCAGCATTTGCTGCAGAAATGGGTGTTGATACTTTTGACGCTTATTACGAGGGCGCGGGGCTGTATGAGATTCAGGGCTTGGTTTCGAAGGGGCTGCTACCAAAAATAAATGTAGAACAGGCTTATGATTTTGTCCGCTTGGCTTCGCGCTTGCAAAAAATGGCGAATCGTTTGCCGCCAGGGAAACCTTGGCAGGCAGACAACGCAAAGTCTTTAGATAATATGACGCTGGCGGCATGGCTAGATTCGCAGGGTGCGTCATCGTGGACAATTGAAACGTTTAGAGTTGTCACCCGGGCCATAATGGCAGGTTATCCTGAGCGTATTTCGCTGCTATGGTTTTTGCATTACATCCAATCTAGTGGGGGCCTGCTTCGCATCGCTTTAAACGATAACGGTTTGCAAGACCTGCGTTTTGTGGGTGGTTCTCAGTTGGTGTCTATTAATGCCGCCAAAGCTTTGCAGGGTCGAGTTCACTTGAGTGAGCCGGTATTAGAAATTAGTGATCGACCGACTGAAGCTGTTGAGGTGATAACGAGAAAGGGGCGTTATCTCGCTGATAGAGTGGTGGTGGCGATGGCGCCGGCGGACACCTTGCGTATCGATTTTAAAACCGGTTTGTCAGACCAGCGCAAGGAGTTGGTGCGGCGCTGGGCGGGCCTCACGAAATTACCTTTAATTAAACATTCCGTTGTTTATAAGCACGCCTTTTGGCGAGATGCCGGCTTTAGTGGCAATGTCGTTACTGACCGTGCGCCCCTGCAATTAGTTTTTGATAACTCACCACAAGATGCATCAATGGGTGTGCTGACGGCATTCTTATCTGCGGCTGAAGTTCCAGCCATGGCAAGTGAGTTCGACCGGGCGAGATTAGTACCGCAAGAGTTAAGCCGGTATTTTGGTCCCAAGGCACTTTCAAACATTGGCTATGTTGAGAAAGATTGGTCGACGGATCCGTGGAGCATCGGCTGTATTACGCCTTTAAGCAAAGGCATCTTGACAGCGGCAGGGCCAGCCTTGCGCGAGCCTGTTGGGAGAATTCACTGGGCGGGAACAGAGAGTGCAGAAATAGGATGTGGTTATATGGATGGTGCAGTGCGTTCTGGTGAACGCGCTGCGGCTGAGGTATTGGCGTTGCTAGAAAAAGCGTGA